In Phaeobacter inhibens DSM 16374, the following proteins share a genomic window:
- a CDS encoding amidase family protein yields the protein MTQSDIWRLSATELSRRTTAGDLTAEAAVAASLTRMTAVNPDLNAVVEDLSSEALGRAQQLDKARASGAPCGPLHGVPVTIKINVDQAGHATSNGVSALKDLIAADDAPVVKNLQDAGAVVIGRTNTPEFSFRADTDNPLHGRTHNPWGRHISPGGSSGGAGAAVMAGIGALAHGNDIGGSLRFPAAANGAVTVKPGLGRVPAWNPSQSAERGILAQNMSVQGLLTRTAQDLHLSMPSLIAPDPRDPFHVPLPWHGASPDGPIRVAFSKETYGYDLHPEVDAALEDARAALSDAGYLVEETVLPDVFDAGRTGYRALMGEVYALMKGDVDAAGSQTVRDIFAVYFEEFPPFAGVELLQMMAKRTQYARDWSLFMQRYPLVLTPFLPQPFFRPDRDTEGAAGVHEVLGCAVYSYAMNFLGLPAASVPSRLAELPSGPQPINVQIAAPRWREDMAVDACLAIEDRIGRMCDQLWQRMSIANG from the coding sequence ATGACACAGAGCGACATCTGGCGATTGAGCGCAACAGAGCTTAGCCGACGTACCACAGCGGGCGACCTTACAGCGGAGGCGGCGGTCGCAGCCTCGCTCACCCGAATGACTGCGGTGAACCCCGATCTGAATGCGGTGGTTGAGGATCTGAGCAGCGAAGCCCTTGGTCGCGCGCAACAGCTGGACAAAGCACGCGCAAGCGGCGCGCCCTGTGGCCCGCTGCACGGCGTCCCTGTCACGATCAAGATCAACGTCGATCAGGCAGGTCATGCGACCTCCAATGGGGTCAGCGCGCTGAAGGATCTGATCGCAGCGGACGATGCCCCCGTGGTGAAGAACCTGCAGGACGCAGGCGCAGTGGTGATCGGGCGCACCAACACACCTGAATTTTCCTTCCGCGCCGATACCGACAATCCGCTGCATGGCCGCACACATAACCCCTGGGGGCGCCATATCTCGCCCGGCGGCTCCTCAGGTGGGGCCGGAGCTGCTGTGATGGCCGGAATTGGCGCCCTGGCCCATGGCAATGATATCGGCGGCTCGCTGCGCTTCCCGGCCGCCGCCAATGGTGCAGTAACAGTAAAACCCGGCCTTGGCCGTGTGCCCGCCTGGAACCCAAGCCAATCAGCGGAACGGGGCATTCTCGCGCAGAACATGTCTGTTCAGGGGCTGCTCACCCGAACGGCTCAGGATTTGCATCTGTCCATGCCCAGCCTGATTGCGCCAGATCCACGCGATCCGTTCCATGTGCCTTTGCCTTGGCATGGTGCATCGCCGGACGGCCCGATCCGCGTAGCCTTTTCCAAGGAGACCTACGGCTATGATCTGCACCCGGAAGTCGACGCCGCGCTGGAGGATGCGCGCGCGGCGTTGAGTGATGCGGGATACCTGGTTGAGGAAACGGTGCTGCCGGATGTCTTTGACGCGGGCCGCACCGGCTATCGCGCCCTGATGGGGGAGGTCTATGCCCTGATGAAGGGCGACGTTGACGCAGCTGGTTCACAGACCGTTCGCGATATTTTTGCGGTGTATTTTGAGGAGTTCCCGCCTTTCGCCGGGGTGGAACTCTTGCAGATGATGGCCAAGCGCACACAGTACGCGCGGGACTGGTCACTGTTCATGCAGCGCTATCCGCTGGTGCTGACCCCTTTCCTGCCGCAGCCCTTCTTCAGACCGGATCGCGACACCGAAGGTGCTGCGGGTGTTCATGAGGTGCTGGGCTGCGCGGTCTATTCCTATGCGATGAATTTTCTGGGCCTGCCCGCCGCCTCGGTACCAAGCCGCCTTGCCGAGTTGCCATCCGGGCCGCAACCGATCAATGTCCAGATCGCAGCCCCCCGGTGGCGCGAGGACATGGCAGTGGACGCCTGTCTCGCAATCGAGGATCGGATTGGCCGCATGTGCGACCAGCTGTGGCAACGAATGTCGATTGCAAACGGGTGA
- a CDS encoding NAD kinase gives MTMRIAFLASRAPVAQSAQTEMVRRYGNVPREEADVIVALGGDGFMLDTLHETIDLPAPVYGMNRGTIGFLMNEYSASGLLARLQAAEEEIINPLSMVAMDGEGRSHRALAINEVSLLRAGPQAAKLKISVDGRQRMAELVCDGALVSTPAGSTAYNYSAHGPILPIGSDVLALTAIAAFRPRRWRGALLPSNAIVRFDVLEPEKRPVMADADSVSFANIHWVEIATQTKIRHKILFDPGHGLEERLISEQFT, from the coding sequence ATGACCATGAGAATCGCCTTTCTGGCCAGCCGGGCTCCGGTGGCGCAGTCAGCACAAACCGAAATGGTGAGACGATACGGCAATGTGCCCAGGGAAGAGGCGGATGTGATCGTCGCCTTGGGGGGCGATGGCTTCATGCTGGATACATTGCATGAAACGATTGATTTGCCCGCGCCGGTCTACGGCATGAATCGTGGGACCATCGGCTTTCTGATGAATGAATATAGTGCAAGCGGGTTGCTGGCGCGGCTGCAGGCTGCTGAGGAGGAAATCATCAACCCTCTGTCGATGGTTGCCATGGATGGCGAGGGGCGATCGCATCGGGCGCTGGCGATCAACGAGGTATCCCTGCTGCGGGCGGGACCGCAGGCGGCGAAGCTGAAAATCTCCGTCGACGGGCGGCAACGCATGGCGGAACTGGTCTGTGATGGGGCGCTGGTCTCAACGCCTGCGGGGTCCACCGCCTACAACTATTCCGCCCATGGTCCGATCCTGCCGATCGGATCCGATGTACTGGCCCTGACCGCTATTGCAGCGTTCCGCCCGCGCCGCTGGCGTGGGGCGTTGCTGCCCAGCAATGCAATCGTGCGGTTTGACGTACTGGAGCCGGAGAAGCGACCGGTGATGGCTGATGCGGATTCTGTCTCCTTTGCCAATATTCATTGGGTGGAAATCGCAACCCAAACCAAGATCCGCCACAAGATCCTGTTCGATCCCGGCCATGGGCTCGAAGAACGGCTGATATCCGAGCAGTTCACCTGA
- the glyA gene encoding serine hydroxymethyltransferase — MTVTTSRDPGFFTQSLAERDPELYGSITDELGRQRDEIELIASENIVSAAVMEAQGTVLTNKYAEGYPGRRYYGGCQYVDVAENLAIDRAKQLFGCEFANVQPNSGSQANQGVFQALIQPGDTILGMDLASGGHLTHGARPNQSGKWFNAVHYGVREEDCLIDYDQVEALAVEHQPKLIIAGGSAIPRVIDFARFREIADKVGAYLHVDMAHFAGLVAAGEHPSPFPHAHVATTTTHKTLRGPRGGMILTNDADIAKKVNSAIFPGIQGGPLMHVIAAKAVAFGEALRPEFKDYQKQVRANAVALSDQLIKGGLDIVTGGTDTHVMLVDLRPKGVTGNIVDKALGRAHITTNKNGIPFDPEKPTVTSGIRLGTPAGTTRGFGEAEFREIADLIIEVVDGLAANGEDGNATVEASVREKVAALCARFPLYPNH; from the coding sequence ATGACCGTGACCACCTCCCGCGACCCCGGTTTTTTCACCCAATCCCTCGCCGAGCGCGATCCGGAGCTGTACGGCTCTATCACGGATGAGCTCGGTCGTCAGCGCGACGAGATCGAGTTGATCGCATCGGAAAACATCGTCTCCGCCGCCGTGATGGAAGCGCAGGGCACTGTTCTGACCAACAAATACGCCGAAGGCTACCCGGGCCGTCGCTACTATGGCGGCTGCCAATACGTTGATGTTGCTGAGAACCTCGCCATTGACCGCGCCAAACAACTGTTTGGCTGTGAGTTCGCCAACGTGCAGCCCAACTCCGGCTCGCAGGCGAACCAAGGTGTGTTCCAGGCGTTGATCCAGCCCGGCGACACCATCCTCGGCATGGATCTGGCCTCCGGCGGTCACCTCACTCACGGTGCGCGCCCCAACCAGTCCGGCAAATGGTTCAACGCGGTTCACTACGGTGTGCGTGAAGAAGACTGCCTGATTGACTATGATCAGGTCGAGGCCCTCGCGGTTGAGCATCAGCCCAAGCTGATCATCGCCGGTGGCTCCGCCATTCCGCGCGTCATCGACTTTGCCCGCTTCCGCGAAATCGCCGATAAGGTAGGCGCCTATCTGCATGTCGACATGGCGCATTTCGCCGGTCTGGTCGCTGCGGGTGAGCACCCCTCGCCCTTCCCGCATGCCCATGTTGCCACCACCACCACGCATAAAACTCTGCGCGGTCCGCGCGGCGGCATGATCCTGACCAATGATGCCGATATCGCAAAGAAAGTGAACTCCGCGATCTTCCCCGGTATCCAGGGTGGCCCGTTGATGCATGTGATTGCAGCCAAGGCCGTCGCTTTCGGTGAAGCACTGCGTCCTGAGTTCAAAGACTACCAGAAGCAGGTGCGCGCCAATGCCGTGGCACTCTCGGATCAGCTGATCAAGGGCGGTCTCGACATCGTCACCGGTGGCACCGACACCCATGTAATGCTGGTCGATCTGCGCCCCAAAGGCGTGACCGGCAATATCGTGGACAAGGCTCTGGGCCGCGCCCATATCACCACCAACAAGAACGGCATCCCGTTCGACCCGGAAAAGCCGACCGTTACCTCGGGCATCCGTCTGGGCACCCCCGCAGGCACCACCCGTGGCTTTGGCGAAGCTGAATTCCGCGAAATCGCGGATCTGATCATCGAAGTTGTCGACGGTCTGGCCGC